cagctcaaataaaaaatattataaatataaaaatcgcATTTTGCCGCCATAATTTCCGGTGCACTTTAGAACACTGATTTCCTTAATTTCAAAGCGAACTCTGTTAATTTCCTCAATCTtttcgatttcaaaaataatcCATTAATGTTTGAGGACACTTCGTGCGACGCTAACGACTATGCCAGCTGCAGGCAATGTCGCTCAAAAGTGCTGACAGCGATTTAAACATTCGCATAAACTgccttataaaattaaaaattaattaaagccaACAAGGAAATTCTTGCATCACTTTCCTTCCCGCTCCCGCTCACTTTTGCCGGCGTAAGCGACGTTGCACGCTTGTTTGGATTTTCCCACGATGCCGAAACGTTTAATTTTAGCCCATTTCATTTGACATTTACGTGCTTGAAtgctatttaaaaacaaaaagtaacaacaacagtaaattaAATGACAGCCAACGCAAGCATAGTGGCTGAGCATCGAACATTTAGTGTAGGCAGTCGTCAGGCGTATGTGTGTGGCATGTATACACACGCAGTCAGCTGTGCGCTTCACACGTTCACCGCACACCAACAACACCAGCAGCGAGGCGGCTAAGCACTCAGCAAATCACTTGCTTGTTTATGAAATACACATGTCAGCAACAGCAACCATAACAAATAATTTGACATTTGCAGTTCCCACTCAAtgagtgttgttgctgttgtggtttTTTGTGTCTTTATGAAAAGTACACACAGTCGACTGGCTAAGAATGTTTTTCCGGCACAGCAGCGAATTTTTACGTACATacacccgcacacacacacacacacacaaactcagtttgaaatatgtttgtatgttactcatacgccatgtaccATCGTCCATCTGTCTACTTAACAGCTGCGCTGTTGTTTTGTTTGACTTTTCGCCGACTCTGACTGACTGGCAGTCTATTTGTCGGGATCAACGGCGAGTGCTTATGTGGGATTTGCACATCTGACGCGCAGCGACAACATTGCGTTGATGAGATTAAAAATGAAAGCATGTTTTCCGCCGTTAAAAGGCCAAAAATAATCGTATCTCATGCGAGCGCTGAGGGCGTTGAACAGCCAATTGACAAATACGCGACGATTTAAGCGCGCCGTTGCTGATGGCAGATAGAATGGCGCAGAAATTAATGCATGCTGTGGTTAATTCATTCTTATCAACTGGTAGCCGCTTGccacacatgtacacacacacactccagAGAGAAAACTCATTCTGAAATACTTGTTtccacaaatatatattttatatatataaatttcgcATATAAATTCCTGTTTACTTATatgttttgtattaatttaCGACTCTTCCGCAGACTCTATCAGGTGCGCTGCGGTCTACGTGTTTCTCCACGACTCCCCGTACAGGTGGAGACCAGCATAGCAGACACACCGCAGAACAATGCACACGCGGCGGAAATACACACACAGGCGCCAGCAACCACAAATGGTTGCAATGGTGGCGACAGCAGTGGCGGTGATGGCGGCGGCAGCGATGGCGATGTGTTGCAAGAGCCGCGTGAACAGCAACAGGATGCATTGCCAAGCATGTTGCAGAACGGCGGCAGCCTATTGTCGGGATCTGCATGCATAATTAACGGTTGTGGCGCATCGCGCGTCTTTCAGATCCTCTACCGGAATGAGGAAGTGACGCTGCGCGATGTTATACATTTTCGCACACACTTGTTGGGTGAGTGATAATTTAAGATTTATTACCATACAGCATGCAGCATGTGCCGAGTGCAGAGTTTTG
This genomic stretch from Bactrocera dorsalis isolate Fly_Bdor chromosome 5, ASM2337382v1, whole genome shotgun sequence harbors:
- the LOC125778642 gene encoding protein FAM135B-like, with the translated sequence MGDLQATIEFSVELYKFFNVDLFQRGLYQVRCGLRVSPRLPVQVETSIADTPQNNAHAAEIHTQAPATTNGCNGGDSSGGDGGGSDGDVLQEPREQQQDALPSMLQNGGSLLSGSACIINGCGASRVFQILYRNEEVTLRDVIHFRTHLLGE